In Synergistales bacterium, the following proteins share a genomic window:
- a CDS encoding hemolysin family protein, with product MGDDITGNLASLVVLLVLSALFSSTETAITATSRAKLTSLQERHPILKRFYSWLMNDTQGALTATLVANNLINIAASALATTISVRLFGNQGVLYAIIGMTTLIVIFGEIFPKSVAIIRSEHILFFTLPVLRLTYLVFLPILWGLTKIVRFLGILTRIDLSPQHTFVTREEVEQLVRMGEASGALETEERRMIHGIISFEETRACEIMVPRMDMVAISSERTIHEAVAVFQEYGHSRIPVFEEGLDKISGILYVKDIIGALSGGRMDAHISEIQRVALFVPEVVRTSELFELMKRERTHMAIVVDEYGGTAGLITLEDLLEEIVGEIQDEYDQEAPAIQKESESSYLAEGYVNLEELSERLGYSFQSEDVDSLGGLILSLTGRFPEKGNIVYYGPWVIEVLEVEDHRIKLLRLQYDEDRFQSGENAEKE from the coding sequence GTGGGAGATGACATAACCGGCAATCTGGCATCGCTTGTTGTTCTGCTCGTTCTTTCAGCACTGTTCAGTAGCACCGAAACGGCCATCACTGCAACAAGTCGCGCAAAGCTGACATCGCTTCAGGAGCGACATCCAATACTCAAAAGATTTTACAGCTGGTTGATGAACGACACCCAGGGTGCGTTGACGGCTACCCTTGTGGCAAATAACCTGATCAACATCGCTGCAAGTGCTCTCGCAACGACCATCTCGGTAAGGCTCTTTGGAAATCAGGGTGTACTCTACGCTATTATCGGCATGACGACACTGATTGTCATCTTTGGAGAAATCTTTCCCAAAAGTGTCGCCATCATCCGTTCTGAGCACATTCTCTTTTTTACGTTGCCTGTACTGCGATTGACCTATCTCGTGTTCTTGCCGATTTTGTGGGGCCTCACGAAGATTGTGAGATTCCTGGGTATTCTAACCCGCATCGACCTCTCCCCACAGCATACGTTTGTAACCCGGGAAGAGGTGGAACAACTCGTGCGCATGGGGGAGGCCTCGGGTGCCCTGGAGACGGAAGAGCGGAGGATGATCCACGGCATCATCTCGTTTGAAGAAACCAGGGCCTGCGAAATCATGGTGCCGAGAATGGACATGGTGGCCATATCTTCCGAACGCACCATCCATGAGGCGGTGGCGGTGTTTCAGGAATACGGGCATTCCCGTATTCCTGTTTTTGAAGAAGGTTTGGACAAGATCTCGGGCATCCTCTACGTGAAAGATATCATCGGTGCGCTTTCGGGAGGAAGAATGGACGCACATATCTCCGAAATCCAGCGTGTGGCCCTCTTCGTTCCCGAGGTTGTCCGGACCAGCGAGCTCTTTGAGCTCATGAAACGCGAACGGACCCATATGGCGATCGTGGTGGATGAGTACGGGGGAACAGCCGGCCTTATTACCCTGGAGGATCTGCTTGAGGAAATCGTGGGCGAGATCCAGGATGAGTACGATCAGGAAGCCCCCGCCATACAGAAGGAATCGGAGTCCAGCTATCTGGCCGAGGGATATGTAAATCTCGAGGAGCTTTCGGAGCGCCTGGGCTACTCCTTTCAATCGGAGGATGTGGACAGCCTGGGCGGCCTGATTCTCTCCCTCACCGGACGATTCCCCGAAAAGGGGAATATTGTCTACTACGGGCCCTGGGTGATCGAGGTTCTCGAGGTGGAAGACCACCGGATCAAACTGCTCCGTCTGCAGTACGACGAAGATCGGTTTCAGTCTGGCGAAAATGCAGAGAAGGAATAA
- a CDS encoding cytidine deaminase yields MQNNVDWPSVWAVSPEQLLETARSLVQRAYAPYSRFPVGAALLTEKMEVFGGCNIENGSYGLTICAERVAIGNWRCRSDAPILAIAIVAADIGPCYPCGACRQVLQEFAPDVKVLLEDWENGKKPLLLPMQDLYPYPFRP; encoded by the coding sequence GTGCAGAACAATGTCGACTGGCCTTCTGTTTGGGCTGTATCGCCTGAACAGTTACTGGAAACAGCCCGCAGCCTTGTACAGCGGGCCTATGCGCCCTACTCCCGCTTCCCCGTTGGCGCAGCACTCCTGACCGAAAAAATGGAGGTGTTCGGCGGCTGTAATATCGAGAATGGGAGTTACGGTCTCACGATCTGCGCCGAACGCGTAGCGATAGGAAACTGGAGATGCAGATCCGATGCACCCATCCTGGCGATAGCCATAGTAGCCGCGGATATCGGTCCCTGTTACCCCTGCGGGGCATGTCGCCAGGTTCTGCAGGAGTTTGCGCCTGATGTAAAGGTCCTGCTCGAAGATTGGGAGAACGGAAAGAAACCGCTGCTTCTTCCCATGCAGGATCTGTACCCCTATCCATTTCGTCCATGA
- the era gene encoding GTPase Era yields MSIPFRCGFISLIGRPNAGKSSLINRLAGEKSCIVSHVPQTTRKNARTIITTGEAQLIFIDTPGIHTPHHVLGEHMVEQVHTATEGIDCIGLILDATRSRSGEEERLLRETLRSVRVPVLLILNKIDICTESDLLEKVRKAWSELNPREVVAVSALRGDGCDELLSQCIAYLPESPPLYPEEQLSDQSERFLAGELIREQIFLVAKEEVPHDTAVKIEEFKSPEEYPERRVLYIRATILVRRTGQKGILIGKNGAMLKNIGKTSRTALEQQFGQKVYLDLWVQVRKDWKTNPRRLQELGYL; encoded by the coding sequence ATGAGTATCCCATTCCGTTGCGGATTCATTTCCCTGATCGGTCGCCCAAACGCCGGGAAATCCTCGTTGATCAACCGTCTGGCAGGTGAGAAATCCTGCATCGTTTCTCATGTTCCCCAGACAACAAGGAAAAATGCGCGTACTATCATCACGACCGGGGAAGCCCAGCTCATCTTTATCGACACCCCTGGTATCCACACACCGCATCACGTCCTTGGGGAACACATGGTAGAGCAGGTCCACACTGCCACCGAGGGCATTGACTGTATAGGTCTCATCCTCGACGCTACACGTTCGCGAAGCGGAGAGGAAGAACGGCTACTCCGGGAGACACTGCGTTCGGTCAGGGTTCCCGTACTGCTCATACTCAATAAAATCGACATCTGTACAGAAAGCGACCTCCTGGAAAAGGTACGCAAAGCATGGTCGGAACTGAACCCCCGGGAGGTCGTCGCCGTATCGGCACTGCGTGGCGATGGTTGCGACGAACTCCTGAGTCAATGCATCGCCTATCTTCCCGAATCGCCTCCGCTCTATCCTGAAGAGCAGTTATCCGACCAGAGCGAACGTTTCCTCGCCGGGGAGCTGATCCGGGAACAGATATTCCTCGTAGCCAAAGAGGAGGTACCGCATGACACGGCAGTCAAAATCGAAGAATTCAAATCGCCTGAGGAATATCCGGAACGTCGGGTCCTGTACATACGCGCCACCATTCTGGTACGCCGAACCGGTCAAAAAGGCATACTTATCGGCAAAAACGGCGCTATGCTGAAAAACATAGGGAAGACCTCCAGAACCGCTTTGGAGCAACAATTCGGTCAGAAGGTTTACCTGGATCTCTGGGTACAAGTCCGCAAGGACTGGAAAACAAACCCCCGGAGACTCCAGGAACTCGGGTACCTGTAA
- the recO gene encoding DNA repair protein RecO, protein MEPQGFLAVQGVVLKRTTTPEGDMRICLVVRKKGKIYVRAPGAARGKVRFGGGTEPLVWAEFYLYRSPRGIILQDMAEKDVLWRVRSAPERLRVACSWAAMMDRYLPAGIETNELLGQFYWHLTMLGSSENIPSLEWRFFWYWMKAWGVAPDFTRCVRCGQRVEKGYWTTEGFVCSPCKKRCPGHAKAIWVDPATLQALREATTLNRQDFFYWHHQCRALAVEWGLWSRFARTILESQ, encoded by the coding sequence ATGGAACCACAGGGGTTTCTCGCCGTTCAGGGTGTCGTGCTCAAACGGACCACCACACCTGAGGGGGATATGCGGATCTGCCTCGTTGTGCGCAAAAAAGGGAAAATCTACGTGCGCGCTCCCGGGGCCGCCAGGGGGAAGGTGCGTTTCGGAGGGGGGACGGAACCCCTGGTCTGGGCGGAATTCTATCTCTATCGGAGTCCGCGCGGGATAATCCTGCAGGATATGGCGGAAAAGGACGTGTTGTGGAGAGTCCGATCCGCCCCGGAACGTCTCCGAGTCGCATGCTCGTGGGCAGCCATGATGGACAGGTATCTCCCTGCAGGCATAGAAACCAACGAATTGCTGGGCCAGTTCTACTGGCATCTGACAATGCTTGGCTCAAGCGAAAATATCCCCAGTCTGGAATGGCGTTTTTTCTGGTATTGGATGAAGGCATGGGGCGTGGCACCCGACTTCACGCGTTGTGTCCGTTGTGGTCAAAGGGTCGAAAAGGGATACTGGACAACGGAGGGCTTTGTGTGTTCTCCCTGCAAAAAACGGTGTCCTGGGCATGCCAAAGCGATTTGGGTGGACCCCGCTACGCTCCAGGCACTCCGAGAGGCGACCACACTCAATCGTCAGGATTTCTTTTATTGGCACCACCAATGCAGGGCGCTCGCCGTAGAGTGGGGTTTGTGGTCGCGATTCGCCCGTACAATACTGGAAAGTCAATAA
- the glyQ gene encoding glycine--tRNA ligase subunit alpha has translation MNLQEIILRLERFWAEKGCIIQQPYDIELGAGTMNPATTLRVLGPEPWKVAYVEPSRRPTDGRYGENPNRLQHYYQYQVILQPTPDDIQEIYLESLTALGIDPLEHDIRFVEDDWESPTIGAWGLGWEVWLDGMEITQFTYFQQVGGIDMNPVPVELTYGIERIAMYVQKVDSIFDLKWVDDITYGDVHFMGEVEHSTYNFDQSDVEMLFLLFSKYEQEARRLAELGLVLPAYDYVLKCSHTFNLLDARSAISVTERTGYIARVRAIAARCCEAYVNQRAELEHPLAEKFIG, from the coding sequence ATGAATCTCCAGGAGATTATCCTACGCTTGGAGCGCTTTTGGGCTGAAAAGGGATGTATCATCCAACAACCCTACGACATTGAGCTCGGAGCCGGAACGATGAACCCTGCGACAACGCTTCGGGTGCTCGGCCCGGAACCGTGGAAGGTCGCCTACGTGGAACCTTCAAGAAGGCCGACCGACGGAAGATACGGAGAAAACCCCAATCGACTCCAGCACTACTATCAGTATCAGGTCATCCTGCAACCCACCCCTGATGATATCCAGGAGATCTACCTGGAGAGCCTGACGGCCCTCGGGATCGACCCGCTCGAGCACGATATCCGGTTTGTCGAGGATGATTGGGAGTCACCGACGATCGGCGCCTGGGGACTGGGCTGGGAAGTGTGGCTTGATGGGATGGAGATCACCCAGTTCACCTACTTCCAGCAGGTTGGTGGCATCGACATGAATCCGGTGCCTGTTGAGTTAACCTACGGGATCGAACGCATCGCTATGTACGTCCAGAAGGTGGACAGCATCTTCGATCTGAAATGGGTTGATGACATCACCTACGGAGACGTTCATTTCATGGGTGAAGTGGAGCATTCGACCTACAATTTCGATCAATCCGATGTAGAGATGCTCTTTCTCCTCTTTTCCAAGTACGAACAGGAAGCCAGACGTCTGGCTGAACTGGGGCTGGTCCTCCCTGCGTACGACTACGTGTTAAAGTGTTCCCACACGTTCAATCTGCTGGACGCACGGAGTGCGATCAGCGTAACGGAACGCACCGGGTATATCGCCCGCGTACGGGCAATCGCCGCCCGTTGCTGTGAAGCCTATGTCAACCAGAGAGCGGAGCTGGAACACCCGCTTGCCGAAAAGTTCATTGGATAG
- the glyS gene encoding glycine--tRNA ligase subunit beta yields the protein MEKTNVLLEIGTEEIPAGYMEWVLEALKEVAQEELSSSRLPHGEISTAGTPRRITLMVKGVALRQEDAVEEFKGPRWSQAFDTHGMPTKAAKGFARSKGVSVEDLVMQTVGNDEFAFAHARHSGAEAREVLPGILQSMIRRLVFPKNMYWNDPSFRFARPIRWIVALLGEEVLPLEIAGVTAGNVSRGHRFLGKKRVPIPSPRDYLDRMYDNYVIVDPAKRREKMLSGIAAIEKELGVRASLEEDLIQENLFLVEYPVPFYGNFDEAFLEMPPEVLKITMQHHQRYFPVEDDQGNLQHYFIGVSNNRASNMKVVREGNERVLKARLSDAAFYWQEDLKTPLEGKTEALKNVVYQEKLGSVWEKTARVRRLAASVGRALDRDAAFLSKLDRVALLSKADQVTSMIYELPELTGIMGREYALQSGEPRDIAAALYEQYLPAAAGGELPRGELGALLGIADRMDTIVACMSVGLEPTGSQDPYALRRAARCINEVLWGLNIDLNLGTLIEEACTLVGGSAETREKVRAFLQQRLLVQIKQKDISHDSATVALAVAPLRPVQTLALAKTLESVRDKEWFQGLALSAGRVGNILSKAEPVPQEYDAALFDEEAEQALHSSLDEVADEVNKAVEQNRWQLLMEQLAQLEPHISRFFDEVMVMDQNATKRQNRLGLLYRVKRLFDQIGDLGRMKTK from the coding sequence ATGGAAAAGACAAACGTCTTGCTGGAAATCGGAACCGAGGAGATTCCCGCCGGATACATGGAATGGGTGCTCGAAGCACTCAAGGAAGTGGCCCAGGAGGAGCTCAGTTCGTCGCGCCTCCCTCACGGGGAGATCTCCACCGCGGGCACGCCGCGCCGTATCACCCTCATGGTGAAAGGTGTCGCTCTCCGTCAGGAGGATGCCGTGGAGGAGTTCAAGGGGCCCAGGTGGAGCCAGGCTTTCGACACGCACGGGATGCCCACCAAGGCGGCAAAGGGCTTTGCGCGCAGCAAGGGCGTCAGCGTTGAAGATCTTGTCATGCAAACAGTGGGGAACGACGAGTTCGCCTTCGCTCACGCTCGGCACTCCGGGGCCGAGGCCCGGGAGGTGCTTCCCGGTATCCTGCAATCAATGATCAGGCGTCTCGTCTTCCCCAAGAATATGTACTGGAATGATCCTTCCTTCAGATTCGCCCGTCCGATCCGATGGATTGTAGCCCTCCTGGGGGAAGAGGTGCTCCCGCTCGAAATCGCCGGTGTGACCGCCGGCAATGTCTCCCGGGGGCACCGTTTCCTGGGCAAAAAACGGGTCCCCATCCCCTCTCCCAGAGACTACCTCGACCGCATGTATGATAACTATGTCATCGTAGATCCGGCGAAGCGTCGAGAAAAGATGCTGAGCGGCATTGCCGCGATTGAAAAGGAACTCGGAGTACGGGCATCACTGGAGGAAGACCTGATTCAGGAGAACCTCTTTCTTGTGGAGTACCCGGTCCCCTTCTACGGCAACTTCGACGAGGCGTTCCTCGAAATGCCGCCGGAGGTGCTGAAGATAACCATGCAACACCACCAGCGCTACTTCCCGGTTGAAGACGATCAGGGGAATCTCCAGCACTACTTTATCGGCGTCAGCAACAACAGAGCCTCGAACATGAAGGTGGTCCGCGAAGGAAACGAACGTGTCCTGAAAGCCCGACTCTCCGATGCCGCCTTCTACTGGCAGGAAGACCTCAAAACCCCCCTGGAAGGGAAAACCGAGGCGCTGAAAAACGTAGTGTACCAGGAGAAGCTTGGTTCGGTCTGGGAAAAGACGGCACGGGTCCGCCGTCTGGCCGCTTCTGTGGGGCGCGCTCTCGACAGGGACGCGGCTTTCCTGTCCAAGCTGGATCGGGTTGCCCTGCTGTCCAAAGCCGATCAGGTCACCAGCATGATCTATGAACTCCCTGAACTGACGGGCATCATGGGTAGGGAGTACGCGCTGCAAAGTGGCGAACCCAGGGATATCGCCGCCGCTCTCTACGAGCAGTACCTTCCCGCCGCTGCAGGAGGAGAGCTGCCCAGAGGCGAACTGGGAGCACTGCTCGGTATCGCAGATCGTATGGACACGATCGTGGCATGCATGAGTGTCGGCCTGGAACCGACAGGTTCACAGGACCCCTATGCCTTGCGGCGGGCAGCCAGATGCATCAACGAGGTGCTCTGGGGGCTGAATATCGACCTGAATCTGGGGACGCTGATCGAGGAAGCCTGCACACTCGTGGGCGGTTCCGCAGAAACCCGGGAGAAGGTCCGTGCCTTTCTGCAACAGAGACTGCTTGTCCAGATCAAACAGAAGGACATCAGCCATGACTCCGCCACAGTAGCTCTCGCCGTGGCCCCCCTGCGACCTGTCCAAACCCTCGCCCTGGCCAAGACACTCGAATCGGTGCGGGACAAGGAGTGGTTCCAGGGCCTGGCTCTCTCGGCAGGCAGGGTTGGGAATATCTTGAGCAAGGCGGAACCCGTACCTCAGGAATACGATGCCGCTCTCTTTGATGAAGAGGCGGAACAGGCCCTCCACAGCTCTCTTGATGAGGTCGCCGACGAGGTCAACAAGGCTGTGGAGCAGAACAGGTGGCAGCTGCTCATGGAACAACTCGCCCAGCTGGAACCACACATCTCGCGTTTCTTCGACGAGGTCATGGTGATGGACCAGAACGCAACGAAACGTCAAAACCGCCTCGGACTCCTGTATCGGGTCAAACGTCTGTTCGATCAGATTGGCGACTTGGGGCGGATGAAAACGAAATAA
- a CDS encoding kinase/pyrophosphorylase — protein MSLKIFVVSDFTGETAEHVARAAASQFGRGATTISRYKYVNTVERMQHVLEEAVAERPVIICTLVDQQLRQEFVTKAQELELDLVDLLGPILDILESRLESPPLETPGLLRRMDEEYFRRVKAIEFAIKCDDGRSPELLSQADVIIIGVSRASKTPLSMYLAQKGFMVANIPLFPEMTPSEELFEVDPKRVIGLTIRSEKLMQIRRERLRVMGLEADISTYAQWERIEEELRYAKNIFRRIGCPVLNVTNRATEETAQEIIDVILEPAGRQSPA, from the coding sequence ATGTCGCTAAAAATCTTTGTGGTTTCGGACTTTACCGGAGAGACAGCGGAACATGTCGCCAGAGCCGCCGCCAGTCAGTTCGGACGGGGCGCCACCACCATTTCACGGTACAAGTATGTCAACACCGTGGAACGAATGCAGCACGTGCTCGAGGAGGCCGTTGCCGAGCGACCTGTGATCATCTGCACGCTGGTGGATCAGCAGCTGCGCCAGGAATTCGTCACCAAGGCCCAGGAGCTGGAGCTGGACCTTGTAGACCTTTTGGGGCCGATCCTGGATATCCTCGAGTCGCGTCTCGAAAGCCCACCCCTGGAGACCCCGGGGCTTCTGCGGCGTATGGACGAAGAATACTTCAGGAGAGTCAAGGCGATAGAGTTTGCGATAAAATGTGATGATGGGCGTAGCCCCGAACTGCTCAGTCAGGCGGATGTCATCATCATCGGTGTATCCAGAGCGAGCAAAACGCCGCTTTCCATGTATCTCGCCCAAAAGGGATTTATGGTGGCGAACATCCCCCTTTTCCCGGAGATGACACCCTCGGAGGAGCTTTTCGAGGTAGATCCCAAACGCGTCATCGGTCTGACCATCAGATCGGAGAAACTGATGCAAATCCGCAGGGAACGACTCCGTGTCATGGGTCTTGAAGCAGACATATCGACCTATGCACAGTGGGAACGTATCGAAGAGGAGCTGCGGTACGCCAAGAACATATTCAGACGCATCGGCTGCCCTGTACTGAACGTGACCAACAGAGCGACCGAAGAGACGGCACAGGAGATCATCGATGTGATTCTGGAGCCTGCCGGAAGGCAGAGTCCTGCATAG